The following are encoded in a window of Bacillota bacterium genomic DNA:
- the cas6 gene encoding CRISPR-associated endoribonuclease Cas6 translates to MRLSITFSPAGSSLRLPTHYNRLLQASLYANLDQITAAFFHDRGFLHGSRSFKMFTFSRLMGPYEINAREGVICFNGSLKLVVSSPSDDFCGSLATCLLARGSILLGKEEVGIEKVEVQSPTITGERAIVRTLSPIVVYSTLSKADGAKYTCYFQPGEPEFEEQLCDNLRKKYEAVHGCPAPDGTVRVRPFRQPRMHIVKYLGTVIKGYSCTLQLEGPQALLQLGLDAGFGAKNSQGFGCVELCPAGAR, encoded by the coding sequence ATGCGCCTTAGTATTACTTTCTCTCCGGCGGGCTCAAGTCTGAGGTTACCCACACACTACAACAGGCTGCTCCAGGCATCTCTCTACGCCAACCTCGACCAGATCACCGCGGCGTTTTTCCATGACCGAGGCTTTCTCCATGGATCGCGGTCTTTCAAGATGTTTACCTTCTCGCGGCTCATGGGGCCTTACGAGATTAATGCCCGAGAAGGGGTGATATGCTTCAATGGCTCGCTCAAGCTGGTGGTCTCATCTCCATCGGATGATTTCTGCGGGTCCCTTGCAACGTGTCTCCTTGCGCGCGGTTCGATTCTACTCGGCAAGGAAGAGGTCGGCATCGAGAAGGTGGAAGTGCAGTCTCCCACCATAACCGGTGAAAGGGCAATCGTGCGAACGCTGTCGCCGATCGTTGTGTACAGCACGCTCTCGAAAGCCGACGGTGCAAAGTACACGTGCTACTTTCAACCAGGAGAACCGGAGTTCGAAGAACAGCTCTGTGACAATCTGAGGAAGAAATACGAGGCCGTCCACGGTTGCCCGGCACCCGACGGAACGGTCCGCGTGCGGCCATTTCGCCAACCGCGCATGCATATCGTCAAGTATCTAGGGACAGTGATCAAGGGATACTCATGCACGCTCCAGTTGGAGGGGCCGCAGGCTCTCCTCCAGCTCGGGCTCGACGCGGGTTTTGGAGCCAAGAACTCGCAAGGATTTGGATGCGTCGAGCTTTGCCCTGCAGGCGCCCGCTGA
- the sfsA gene encoding DNA/RNA nuclease SfsA, translated as MSRPNRFLATVRLDTHLETGEVGGVVAVHVADPGRLEELLVPGRLVYLASARTKSLGGFEAPAPDPVAPRPTAAGRHGPREPHGSRRKTSYDLALVDHEGLLVSVDSRVPNDLVFAGLQVGFFPDLALYSEVRRECAYGESRMDFRLSGSAAGDCLLEVKSVTLVRGGRALFPDAPTARGLRHVRELARAVAQGLRAIVVFVIQRDDAESLSPNDETDPAFGAGLREAVRSGVEVRAYTCRVALDRICLHREVPVLL; from the coding sequence ATGTCCAGACCGAACCGCTTCCTTGCAACCGTGAGGCTCGACACGCACCTCGAAACCGGCGAGGTCGGCGGTGTCGTTGCTGTTCACGTGGCCGATCCCGGGCGCCTTGAGGAGCTACTGGTGCCCGGTCGCTTGGTCTATCTCGCGAGCGCGCGCACGAAGTCGCTCGGAGGTTTCGAAGCGCCAGCACCCGACCCTGTCGCGCCCCGGCCGACGGCGGCGGGGCGTCACGGCCCACGCGAACCTCACGGCTCTCGGCGCAAAACTTCGTACGACCTAGCGCTTGTCGACCATGAAGGGCTTCTCGTGTCAGTCGATTCGAGGGTTCCCAACGACCTCGTGTTTGCCGGCTTACAGGTGGGATTCTTCCCAGACCTCGCGCTCTACTCAGAAGTCCGGCGCGAATGCGCGTACGGAGAGAGTCGCATGGACTTCCGGCTTTCAGGATCGGCCGCAGGTGACTGCCTGCTCGAGGTGAAGTCTGTGACCCTCGTGAGGGGCGGGCGGGCCCTGTTTCCGGACGCCCCGACGGCGCGGGGGTTGCGCCATGTGCGCGAGCTTGCCCGGGCCGTTGCGCAGGGGCTCAGGGCCATTGTGGTGTTCGTCATCCAACGTGACGATGCTGAGTCCCTTTCTCCCAACGACGAGACCGACCCCGCCTTTGGGGCAGGGCTCCGCGAGGCGGTACGGTCAGGGGTTGAGGTGCGCGCATACACGTGCCGGGTGGCGCTGGATAGGATCTGTCTGCACCGGGAGGTGCCTGTGCTCCTCTAG
- the crcB gene encoding fluoride efflux transporter CrcB → MDIARVLLVGLGGFVGAVLRYSLGGFVHRYLDAARFPYGTFTVNLLGCLAIGFLAGMADARGAFTPELRVFVFVGLIGAFTTFSTFTYETMSFLRDGQALAAVVNVALHVLLGLAAVWAGDALSRWM, encoded by the coding sequence ATGGATATAGCGAGAGTGTTGCTGGTTGGGCTCGGCGGTTTTGTCGGGGCTGTCCTGCGATACAGCCTTGGGGGGTTCGTGCACAGATACCTCGATGCAGCGCGGTTTCCGTACGGTACCTTCACGGTGAACCTGCTAGGTTGCCTGGCCATAGGGTTTCTGGCCGGCATGGCTGACGCGCGCGGGGCGTTTACACCTGAGCTCCGCGTGTTCGTTTTTGTCGGCTTAATCGGGGCCTTCACCACGTTTTCCACCTTCACCTATGAGACAATGAGCTTCCTGCGCGACGGGCAGGCTCTAGCTGCCGTTGTCAATGTGGCGTTGCATGTCCTGCTGGGCCTCGCTGCCGTGTGGGCAGGCGATGCGCTATCCCGATGGATGTGA
- a CDS encoding DUF190 domain-containing protein encodes MVLPEDGLLLRVFIGESDKHDGIPLYEWIVRKAREHGLAGATVLRGIMGYGGHSRIHSAKILRLSEDLPVIVEIVDVRERLEAFLSVIDGAIPEGLATTGSVRVRFYRGGTGRGTTQGTGRGVG; translated from the coding sequence ATGGTGCTTCCAGAAGACGGATTGCTTCTCAGGGTCTTCATCGGCGAGAGCGACAAGCACGATGGCATCCCTCTATACGAGTGGATCGTTCGTAAAGCCCGGGAGCACGGGCTAGCCGGCGCGACGGTCCTGAGGGGCATCATGGGTTACGGCGGTCACAGCCGGATCCACTCCGCCAAGATCCTCAGGCTTTCCGAGGACTTGCCTGTGATTGTCGAGATCGTTGACGTGCGCGAGCGGCTTGAGGCATTCCTGTCCGTCATCGACGGCGCGATACCGGAGGGGCTGGCTACGACGGGGAGCGTCCGGGTTAGGTTCTACCGCGGCGGGACAGGGCGAGGGACGACGCAAGGAACTGGGCGGGGAGTGGGATGA
- a CDS encoding substrate-binding domain-containing protein — MKRWLSVVILAVMVFGLMGVQEAFAATKLIGVTLLTREHQFYRDLEAGLRSEAAKYGFELQVVAGEFDFGKQAAQIDDFISKKVDALIIAPCDSLAVGGSIAEANKAGIPVFTVDIMNLSPQGKVVCAVQSDNVEGGRQAGRLMVQALKDKGGKVVIINHPGVTSVLDRVEGFREIIAQHPEIKIIADVPAWGQRDRAMAAMEDILLRVPDVAGVFGINDDSALGAVAAIEAAGKLGKIVVVGYDATPEAKDAIKAGKIYGDAIQYPTLIGQKAIQAIADYFAGKKVPEKINVEVGVWTKDSK, encoded by the coding sequence ATGAAACGCTGGCTTTCGGTGGTTATCCTGGCGGTCATGGTTTTCGGGCTGATGGGCGTTCAGGAAGCCTTCGCTGCTACGAAGCTGATCGGGGTCACGCTGCTCACAAGGGAGCACCAGTTCTACAGGGATCTCGAGGCCGGGCTTCGCAGCGAGGCTGCGAAGTACGGGTTCGAGCTGCAGGTGGTGGCGGGCGAATTCGACTTCGGCAAGCAGGCGGCGCAGATCGATGACTTCATCTCCAAAAAGGTCGACGCGCTGATCATAGCCCCGTGCGACTCGCTCGCGGTGGGAGGCTCCATCGCCGAAGCTAACAAAGCCGGTATACCGGTCTTCACGGTCGACATCATGAACCTCTCTCCCCAGGGCAAGGTGGTTTGTGCGGTGCAGTCTGACAACGTCGAAGGCGGTCGCCAGGCGGGCAGGCTTATGGTCCAGGCGCTCAAGGACAAAGGCGGCAAGGTGGTCATAATCAACCACCCTGGCGTCACGTCGGTGTTGGACAGGGTGGAGGGTTTCCGCGAGATAATCGCTCAGCACCCCGAGATCAAGATAATCGCGGACGTCCCGGCGTGGGGTCAGCGCGACAGGGCCATGGCCGCGATGGAGGACATCCTTCTCAGAGTGCCCGACGTTGCCGGTGTGTTCGGTATCAATGACGACTCCGCGCTGGGCGCGGTCGCCGCCATCGAGGCCGCAGGCAAGCTGGGCAAGATCGTGGTCGTCGGCTACGACGCTACGCCTGAGGCGAAAGACGCGATCAAGGCCGGGAAGATCTACGGCGACGCGATCCAGTACCCGACGCTCATAGGCCAGAAAGCCATCCAGGCCATTGCGGACTACTTCGCCGGCAAGAAGGTGCCAGAGAAGATCAACGTCGAGGTCGGCGTGTGGACTAAGGACAGCAAGTAA
- a CDS encoding sugar ABC transporter ATP-binding protein, producing MPVKAGQAGQGDDQAAPVGGGADQAPYLLEMRNITKDFPGVRALDNVSFTLAPGEVHALAGENGAGKSTLIKILAGAERMTSGEIFIGGTKVDITGPLHAKKLGISVIYQEFDLIPFLSVAENILLGREPRKGAFIDWRALYAQAGGALQRLGIDLDLRAMVNDLSVAQKQMTEIAKAVSTDARIIVMDEPSATLTLREQAHLFDLVRTLKKQGVAIIYISHRLEELFEIADRVTVLRDGKRVMTAPVREVTREQLVKHMVGRELTGDYPRRTRQPGKEILRVKGLSRRGIIHDVSFSLREGEVLGITGLVGSGRTEIARAVFGADPADAGEIYLAGERLHIREPRAAIRAGISLATEDRKEQGLVLIMSVRENVTLANLRALARRGFVDRKRENVEASRLVQSLAIKTAGLEQKVQNLSGGNQQKVVLAKWLFTNSKVVIFDEPTRGIDVGAKQEIYRLMNDLAEQGVGIIMISSELPEVLGMSDRILVIHEGRVQAELTREEATQEKIMSYATGGSVAPPRAG from the coding sequence ATGCCGGTCAAAGCAGGGCAGGCAGGGCAGGGGGATGACCAAGCGGCTCCGGTGGGCGGTGGAGCGGACCAAGCACCGTATCTTCTCGAGATGCGCAATATCACAAAGGACTTCCCTGGGGTCAGGGCGCTGGACAACGTCAGCTTCACACTGGCCCCGGGAGAAGTGCATGCGCTCGCGGGCGAGAATGGCGCAGGCAAGTCCACGCTCATAAAGATACTCGCAGGCGCCGAGCGCATGACCTCGGGGGAGATATTCATCGGTGGCACGAAGGTGGACATAACGGGGCCCCTCCATGCGAAGAAGCTCGGCATAAGCGTGATCTATCAGGAGTTCGACCTCATACCCTTCCTGTCTGTCGCCGAGAACATCCTCCTCGGGCGGGAGCCGCGCAAAGGCGCATTCATCGACTGGCGTGCGCTTTACGCGCAAGCCGGCGGGGCCCTCCAGAGACTCGGCATAGACCTTGATCTGCGCGCCATGGTAAACGACCTCAGCGTCGCGCAGAAGCAGATGACGGAGATAGCGAAGGCGGTATCCACTGACGCCCGTATCATTGTGATGGACGAACCCTCCGCTACGCTCACCCTGCGGGAGCAGGCGCACCTCTTCGACCTCGTGCGGACGCTCAAAAAGCAGGGGGTGGCCATCATCTACATCTCCCACCGGCTCGAGGAGCTCTTCGAGATAGCCGACCGCGTGACGGTCCTCCGCGACGGCAAGCGGGTCATGACAGCCCCCGTCAGAGAAGTCACGAGGGAGCAACTCGTGAAGCACATGGTCGGGCGCGAGTTGACGGGCGACTATCCGAGGAGGACTCGCCAGCCGGGCAAAGAGATCCTCCGGGTGAAGGGGCTTTCGAGGCGGGGGATCATTCATGATGTGAGTTTTTCACTTCGCGAGGGCGAAGTCCTCGGCATCACGGGGCTCGTCGGGTCCGGCCGGACTGAGATCGCCCGCGCAGTCTTCGGTGCGGACCCGGCAGATGCGGGAGAGATATACCTTGCCGGGGAGCGTCTCCATATCAGGGAGCCGCGTGCGGCCATTCGCGCCGGGATCAGCCTTGCGACAGAAGACCGCAAGGAACAGGGATTGGTCCTCATCATGAGCGTCCGCGAGAACGTGACGCTTGCGAACTTGCGCGCGCTTGCGAGGCGCGGTTTCGTGGACAGGAAGCGGGAGAACGTGGAAGCATCGCGGCTTGTCCAGTCACTTGCCATCAAGACTGCGGGTCTGGAACAGAAAGTGCAGAACCTGAGTGGCGGCAACCAGCAAAAGGTCGTCCTGGCGAAGTGGCTCTTTACCAATTCGAAGGTAGTGATATTCGACGAGCCGACCCGGGGGATAGACGTCGGGGCGAAGCAGGAGATATACCGGCTGATGAACGACCTTGCCGAACAAGGCGTCGGGATAATCATGATCTCGTCGGAGCTTCCGGAGGTCCTCGGGATGAGCGACCGCATCCTCGTGATCCACGAGGGCAGAGTGCAGGCCGAGCTGACCCGGGAGGAGGCTACTCAGGAGAAGATCATGAGTTACGCCACGGGCGGGTCTGTGGCTCCGCCGCGGGCCGGCTGA
- a CDS encoding ABC transporter permease: MGRMFEDYGMALVFAGICILFTIWTKGLFIRPDNIVNVLRQISINACIATGMTFVIITGGVDLSVGSVLAVVGIVTAKLLTRLPGVVGVPLAIIASCVVGLMIGGAMGAVNGFTITRFRVPPFVSTLAMMTAARGIAFLLSDGRPVWNLPLQFNFIGRGYVLDKLFGPWIPMPVVIMVVVMAIAHVILTRTQIGRYVYAVGGNEEAARLSGINVARVKMFTYSLSGVTAALGGIILISRLASGQPGAGESYELYAIAATVLGGTSMSGGKGTMVGTAIGALIMGVLNNGLNLAGVESYSQNVVLGAVILGAVLIDRLRKGA, encoded by the coding sequence ATGGGCCGCATGTTTGAGGATTACGGCATGGCGCTGGTCTTTGCCGGGATATGCATACTCTTCACCATCTGGACAAAGGGGCTTTTCATAAGGCCCGACAACATCGTGAACGTGCTGCGGCAGATCTCGATCAACGCTTGTATCGCGACTGGCATGACGTTCGTGATAATCACCGGCGGCGTGGACCTTTCGGTTGGGTCGGTCCTCGCGGTGGTCGGGATCGTCACGGCAAAGCTCCTCACGAGACTGCCCGGGGTGGTCGGGGTGCCGCTCGCGATCATCGCATCGTGCGTCGTCGGGCTCATGATCGGTGGAGCGATGGGCGCCGTGAACGGCTTCACCATAACGCGATTTCGGGTCCCGCCGTTCGTGTCCACCCTCGCGATGATGACAGCAGCCAGGGGAATTGCGTTCCTGCTCTCCGACGGCCGCCCCGTCTGGAACCTTCCGCTTCAGTTCAATTTCATCGGACGCGGGTACGTCCTAGACAAGCTTTTCGGACCGTGGATTCCGATGCCGGTGGTCATCATGGTCGTGGTGATGGCCATAGCCCACGTCATCCTCACACGCACCCAGATCGGCCGCTACGTGTACGCAGTTGGAGGCAACGAGGAGGCCGCAAGGCTGTCCGGGATAAACGTCGCGCGCGTCAAGATGTTCACGTACAGCCTGAGCGGCGTGACCGCGGCCCTCGGCGGCATCATCCTCATATCCCGCTTGGCCTCGGGGCAGCCGGGCGCAGGGGAGTCGTACGAGCTCTACGCGATCGCGGCCACGGTGCTGGGTGGCACGTCCATGTCGGGCGGCAAGGGGACCATGGTGGGCACAGCGATAGGCGCTCTCATAATGGGGGTTCTCAATAACGGCTTGAACCTGGCAGGGGTGGAGTCGTACAGCCAGAACGTCGTCCTTGGCGCGGTCATCCTGGGTGCCGTCCTGATTGATAGGCTGAGAAAGGGCGCCTGA
- a CDS encoding HAMP domain-containing protein, with amino-acid sequence MVKPLRTRALPGATSLQARIILYLVPLLAVLVSTLTMLGMGMIRRGIIGQMQRDGVALARSYALSAENAIILGSGLGRVTGEASRSSGVRYLKIVDGKGVVIAHTHVSDIGKRDVDPWVEEALSGPITAVQVGSQPISGMSPAEGDSGGDQVFRVVVPLVVLDSVVGALDLGLDTAGVFETLRQSARQSLVVAAVGLVFGAFYAWSFARAFTRPIGRLAHAADMIARGDLDQEVALESRDEIGRLAVSFNRMARSLKEYMGNLRRANIEIEARAETIQKLMSYTEDILANIPAGVITVDLDGKVTVANAAARRLLDGARESAKSAACAAGSISCGGAAAGSDADASCGCEAGSARDENAGGPQAQAPSGRPCEVTDIIGMNYREALAAAPAIVALIDDALAQGRTKRGCETTMPVRGASVALVASSSVLLDRNEMPIGVAVTFEDVTELRDLQRQVHEAAKLAAVGELSAGLAHEVRNPLGAIKACSQFLEDRVPEDESLRRFTRILVREVDRLDQLVERLLGFARPKESDMQYVDIHEVLDRMVSLVSLKAKQARVEIVRRYQPDLPRVFADPEKLQQAFLNIMLNAIDAMPHGGILAVATAACGGHEGTAGSKVRIDFRDTGVGIPADQLDKVFTPFFTTREGGTGLGLAIARRVVSEHGGEITVESRPGVGSAFSVFLPITRDTLPAGHLT; translated from the coding sequence GTGGTTAAGCCACTCCGCACAAGAGCGTTGCCTGGCGCAACGAGCCTGCAGGCGAGGATCATCTTGTACCTCGTTCCGCTCCTTGCTGTGCTTGTTTCCACTCTTACAATGCTCGGCATGGGCATGATCAGGCGAGGCATCATCGGGCAGATGCAGCGCGATGGCGTGGCCCTCGCGCGTTCGTATGCCTTGAGCGCCGAGAACGCCATCATACTGGGATCGGGGCTCGGTCGCGTCACGGGCGAGGCATCGCGATCGAGCGGGGTTCGCTACCTCAAGATCGTGGACGGGAAAGGCGTGGTCATCGCCCACACTCACGTGTCGGACATCGGGAAGCGCGACGTGGACCCCTGGGTCGAGGAGGCCCTCTCAGGCCCCATCACCGCCGTGCAGGTGGGGAGCCAGCCCATATCCGGGATGAGCCCTGCCGAAGGCGACTCCGGTGGCGACCAGGTTTTCAGGGTGGTAGTCCCATTGGTCGTGCTTGATTCCGTGGTCGGCGCGCTCGACCTCGGCCTCGACACCGCAGGCGTGTTCGAGACCTTGAGGCAATCCGCGCGCCAGTCGTTGGTCGTTGCTGCGGTGGGCCTCGTGTTCGGAGCCTTCTACGCCTGGTCGTTCGCGCGTGCCTTCACGCGTCCCATAGGGAGGCTGGCTCATGCCGCGGACATGATCGCCCGCGGCGACCTCGACCAGGAGGTGGCGCTCGAGTCCAGGGACGAGATCGGGAGGCTCGCCGTCTCGTTCAACCGCATGGCGCGCAGTCTCAAGGAGTACATGGGAAACCTGCGTCGCGCGAACATTGAGATCGAGGCCCGCGCGGAGACCATCCAGAAGCTCATGAGCTACACTGAGGACATCCTCGCAAACATCCCGGCGGGCGTGATTACGGTGGACCTCGATGGGAAAGTGACCGTGGCGAACGCTGCGGCTCGGAGGCTTCTGGACGGTGCCAGGGAGAGCGCCAAGAGCGCTGCTTGTGCGGCCGGCTCCATATCCTGTGGGGGTGCGGCGGCTGGGTCCGATGCAGACGCATCGTGCGGGTGCGAGGCAGGCAGCGCGCGGGACGAGAATGCGGGAGGCCCCCAGGCGCAGGCGCCCTCGGGTCGCCCGTGCGAGGTCACCGATATCATCGGGATGAATTACCGCGAGGCCTTGGCGGCCGCCCCCGCCATCGTGGCGCTCATAGACGACGCGCTCGCACAGGGGCGCACGAAGCGCGGCTGCGAGACCACGATGCCCGTCAGGGGCGCCTCCGTGGCCCTTGTGGCGAGCAGCAGCGTGCTCTTGGACCGGAACGAGATGCCTATCGGCGTGGCGGTTACCTTCGAGGACGTGACGGAGTTGCGCGACCTCCAGCGGCAGGTCCACGAGGCGGCCAAGCTGGCGGCGGTCGGCGAGCTTTCGGCTGGCCTCGCGCACGAGGTGCGTAACCCGTTGGGAGCCATAAAGGCATGTTCGCAGTTCTTGGAAGACCGCGTGCCCGAGGACGAGTCCTTGAGGCGTTTCACAAGGATACTCGTGCGGGAAGTGGACAGGCTCGACCAACTCGTGGAGAGACTGCTGGGTTTCGCGCGGCCGAAGGAGAGCGACATGCAGTATGTCGACATCCACGAGGTGCTGGACCGCATGGTGTCGCTCGTGAGCCTGAAGGCGAAACAAGCCCGGGTGGAGATCGTGCGGCGCTACCAGCCCGACCTGCCGAGGGTGTTCGCGGACCCCGAGAAGCTCCAGCAAGCATTCCTCAACATCATGTTGAACGCCATCGACGCCATGCCCCATGGCGGGATCCTCGCGGTGGCCACGGCGGCCTGCGGAGGGCATGAAGGGACCGCAGGCAGCAAGGTGAGGATAGATTTCCGTGACACGGGTGTCGGGATACCAGCGGACCAACTCGACAAAGTCTTTACTCCATTCTTCACGACCAGGGAGGGAGGAACCGGGCTTGGCCTTGCCATCGCCCGGCGTGTCGTGTCCGAGCACGGCGGCGAGATAACTGTCGAAAGCCGGCCTGGCGTGGGAAGCGCGTTCTCGGTCTTCCTTCCCATCACCAGGGACACGCTGCCTGCGGGTCACCTGACATGA
- a CDS encoding substrate-binding domain-containing protein produces MRRWHGWARVLVLLTDLAVMAILVAGTGALAAGPVPAKRRIAASLLTSKHGFYQELEEGLVSEGRKYGFELDITYAEFDAVKQARQIEDLIAKKPDALIISPCDSTSIGESVVKANKASIPVFTVDIANRSGYGSVVSHIASDNFEGGRLAGQLMAKALGGSGKVIIINHPSITSVMDRVSGFREYLEQYPGIQIVADIPAWGQRSRATAVMEDVLMMMPYIDGVFAINDDSALGALQAIEAARVKRRIIVVGYDGTAEAVKAIRASKIYGDVVQYPRQIGVLAIQAIRDHFNGVPVKPYIAVDVGTITADNL; encoded by the coding sequence ATGCGGAGATGGCACGGGTGGGCTCGCGTTCTGGTTCTCCTGACCGATCTTGCGGTCATGGCCATTCTCGTCGCAGGCACGGGTGCGTTAGCGGCAGGGCCCGTCCCTGCGAAGCGCCGGATAGCGGCGTCCCTTCTCACAAGCAAGCACGGGTTTTACCAGGAACTCGAGGAGGGCCTGGTCAGCGAAGGACGTAAATACGGGTTCGAACTGGACATCACCTATGCTGAGTTCGACGCGGTCAAGCAGGCCCGCCAGATCGAGGATCTCATCGCCAAGAAGCCGGACGCCTTGATCATCTCGCCGTGCGACTCCACCTCCATCGGCGAGAGCGTCGTGAAGGCGAACAAGGCCTCGATCCCCGTCTTCACGGTGGACATCGCGAATCGATCGGGCTACGGCAGCGTGGTCTCGCATATCGCGTCCGACAACTTCGAGGGGGGACGGCTTGCGGGGCAGCTCATGGCTAAGGCGCTCGGCGGATCAGGCAAGGTCATCATCATAAACCACCCAAGCATTACATCTGTGATGGACAGGGTGAGCGGGTTCCGCGAGTATCTCGAGCAGTATCCGGGGATACAGATCGTCGCGGACATCCCGGCGTGGGGCCAGAGAAGCCGTGCTACCGCCGTCATGGAAGACGTCTTGATGATGATGCCGTACATTGACGGGGTTTTCGCGATAAACGATGACTCCGCACTCGGGGCGCTTCAGGCTATCGAAGCCGCGCGCGTGAAGCGGCGCATCATCGTGGTGGGTTACGACGGCACGGCGGAGGCGGTCAAAGCCATCCGGGCATCGAAGATATACGGTGACGTGGTTCAATACCCGAGGCAGATAGGCGTGCTGGCGATCCAAGCCATACGCGACCATTTCAACGGGGTGCCGGTGAAGCCCTACATCGCCGTGGATGTGGGGACCATTACCGCTGATAACCTGTGA
- a CDS encoding sigma-54-dependent Fis family transcriptional regulator yields the protein MTGEGGKGTTTSILVVDDDEGIRDTLEAVLSEEGYQVAAASTGKAALELARGREFHLVLLDLRMPDMSGLEILPRLRSELPRAPIIIMTAYGTIKTAVEAVKQGAYDFVSKPFDLDEMRITIEKALAHERLKMENERLRTMLEDELVFQEIVGRSAKMRAVFELIRKVANHDVTVLIVGESGTGKELVARAIHYNSSRRAGPFLKLNCAALPDALLESELFGYEKGAFTGAQMRKPGRFELADGGTLFLDEIGNMSPSMQVKLLRVLQEKEFERVGGKSTVKVDVRILAATNSNLRSEVAKGTFREDLYYRLNVVQICVPPLRERKEDIPLLAQHFIKEFNVSLGKEFAGVSPQAMNLLTRYDWPGNVRELKNAIEAAMLLGEGPFIMPEHLPEEVTGTQTNAAERGQVTPATAPPMAGSPDCAVPIPVSSRAFDDPSSSACGAVPASVSASACASVPQSTAIPRPTPTPTPTSTPTPTPGSGVSPVDPAANASLDAVEREHILRVLRQCSWNQSKAAWVLGVHRNTLRKKIKQYGLERTRV from the coding sequence TTGACAGGCGAGGGAGGCAAGGGAACCACGACCTCCATCCTCGTCGTGGACGACGACGAGGGCATCCGTGACACGCTTGAGGCTGTGCTCTCGGAAGAGGGCTACCAGGTGGCTGCGGCGAGCACGGGCAAGGCCGCGTTGGAGCTTGCTCGCGGTCGCGAGTTTCACTTGGTGCTTCTCGACTTGAGAATGCCTGACATGAGCGGTCTCGAGATCCTCCCGCGCCTGCGTAGCGAGCTCCCGCGCGCCCCGATCATCATCATGACCGCTTACGGGACGATCAAGACGGCGGTTGAGGCGGTGAAGCAGGGAGCGTACGACTTCGTCTCGAAGCCCTTCGACCTCGACGAGATGCGCATTACGATAGAAAAGGCCCTCGCCCACGAGCGGCTGAAGATGGAGAACGAGCGCCTGCGGACCATGCTCGAGGACGAGCTCGTATTTCAGGAGATCGTCGGGAGAAGCGCCAAGATGCGAGCGGTGTTCGAGCTCATCAGAAAGGTCGCGAATCACGACGTGACCGTTCTCATCGTGGGAGAGAGCGGCACCGGGAAGGAGCTGGTGGCAAGGGCGATCCATTACAACAGCTCGCGCCGGGCGGGCCCCTTTCTGAAGCTCAATTGCGCTGCGCTGCCGGACGCGCTGCTTGAAAGCGAGCTGTTTGGCTACGAGAAAGGCGCGTTCACCGGCGCGCAGATGAGGAAACCAGGGCGTTTCGAGTTGGCAGACGGTGGCACGCTCTTCCTGGACGAGATCGGGAACATGAGCCCGTCCATGCAGGTCAAGCTGTTGCGGGTCCTCCAAGAGAAGGAGTTCGAACGGGTTGGGGGCAAAAGCACCGTCAAGGTGGATGTTCGCATACTCGCTGCGACGAACTCCAACCTCAGGTCCGAGGTGGCGAAGGGAACTTTTCGGGAGGATCTGTACTACCGGCTCAACGTGGTGCAGATCTGCGTGCCGCCGCTTCGGGAGCGCAAGGAGGACATCCCCCTCTTGGCGCAGCATTTCATCAAGGAATTCAACGTGTCCCTCGGCAAGGAGTTTGCGGGTGTGTCGCCGCAGGCCATGAACCTTCTCACAAGGTACGACTGGCCCGGGAACGTGCGGGAGCTCAAGAACGCGATCGAGGCTGCCATGCTTTTGGGCGAGGGACCGTTCATCATGCCTGAGCACCTGCCGGAGGAGGTGACCGGCACCCAGACCAACGCCGCAGAAAGAGGGCAGGTCACGCCGGCAACAGCGCCGCCCATGGCGGGCTCCCCGGATTGCGCAGTCCCCATCCCTGTCTCCTCCCGAGCCTTCGACGATCCTAGCAGTTCTGCGTGTGGAGCGGTTCCCGCTTCCGTTTCCGCTTCCGCTTGCGCTTCCGTCCCGCAATCCACAGCCATACCGAGGCCGACGCCCACGCCGACTCCGACTTCGACTCCGACTCCGACTCCGGGTTCCGGCGTCTCTCCCGTTGACCCTGCCGCGAATGCATCTCTCGATGCTGTAGAGCGGGAGCACATCCTCCGCGTGCTGAGGCAGTGCTCGTGGAATCAGTCCAAGGCCGCCTGGGTGCTCGGTGTGCACCGCAACACGCTGCGCAAGAAGATAAAGCAGTACGGCCTGGAGAGAACGAGGGTCTGA